The nucleotide sequence CCTGATCCTCCTGCTGATCGCCTGCCACCTGTTGTGGAGCTGTGCCGTTTTCGGACTCTGGTCGGCCGGAAGCCTGATCGAGGCGGCCGCGCCCTGGGTCTCCGGCGGGTTCATCGCCCTGCAACTGTACGCCGCCGCCCAACTGCTCCTGCCGGCCCTGCTACTGCAACCCGAAGAGCGCACCCGCGGCTATTATCTCTTCTGGGGGACGACCCTGGCGCTGGGCATATGGCTGGCCAGCCAGCTGCCCTCCGCCGGTATCTGGCAGCCGCTGCTGACCGCGATCAAATCGGGCCTGCTCCTTTTGGTCGCGACGCTCACCGGGGCCGCGCTGGCCAGGCACATCCACCGCCTGTGGGAGATCGTGCCGGTCTGCATCGTGATGACCCTGGCCGACGTTGCAAGCTGGCTTCACGGGCCGACCGCCGGCTTTGCGCACCAGATCGAGCAGTACTACCTTGCACCCGAAGGCCCTCCCCCGCTTATCGACATGGTTCTGGTCAAGCTGGCTCTTCCCGGCCCTGCCGGGCTGGCGCCGGTCTTCGGCATCTCCGACTGGATCATGGTGGTCTTCTTCGCCATCGTGGCCCGTCGCCACGGGGTCAACGACAACCTGATCGGAACGCCCGGAGAGAGGCTGGCGCGACAGGGGCGGATCGGGCGCTACCTGCCGGTCTCGGTTGTCGCCCTCTTCGTCGCGACCGTGCTCGCGCAGGCGAGCGGTCTCTTTCTCCCTGCCTTGCCGCTGATAGCCCTCATCATGCTCTCCTGGTACGCTGCCCGCTGCCTGCTGCTGCGGCGTGCGCCTGACTCACAACGGCGCACCTGAGACCGGGGACTTGCCCGTTATTTTTGCGATTCAAAGAAAATGAACCCGGCTGCCGCTCCGGAAATCGACGGTTACCGGTTGCCATTGCCCATAATCGAAATGCCGCAAAACCGCAAACCTGGTGCCGCCGCCCATATCCGCTTGATTATCCCCCCCCCCCAACGTACACTTCCCCAGTCTCCGTATCTCAAAACAAGGACAGCGCCGAACCCATGAGTGAAAAACAAGCCAACAACCCGCTGCACGGCGTGACCCTGGAGCAGATCGTGAACAGCCTGGTGAAATTTTATGGCTGGGACACGTTGGGCAAACGCATCGACATCAAGTGTTTCAACAGCGACCCCTCGGTGAAGTCGAGCCTCAAATTTCTTCGCAAATCGCCCTGGGCAAGGAAGAAAGTCGAAAGCCTGTACCTCGCCACGAAAAAGCGAATGGCCAAACAAGGGCAAAAAGATTAAACCCTCGCTGGTTTCCGGGGAGGGTCCCGAATCTACGAAACAAGGATCGAACGTGGCTAAGTCGTCTTCAAAAGCTGCTGCCGCCGCCCAATCGAAGGCCCCGGCCGAGGACCTGCCGAACGGGGAGGGAGTCATCATCGCTCATCACGGCGTGACCGTCGAGGTTCGCTACACCGGCGGCGAGCGGTTCATGGCGCGGGTCAAGCGCCGCTCGGGGCATGTGGTCGGCGACGCCGTTCAGCTCAGGGACGGGGTTTTGAAACGGCTTCCCCGCCGTACGGAACTGCGCCGCCGTGACGCCATGGGCGGGGTCCACCTGGTCGGGGCCAACCTCGACGTGCTCGGCATCGTCGTCTCCCCCTCGCCCCCGCCTCCGGCCGGCTTTGTCGACCAGGCGATCGTGGCGGCCCGGTCCGCCGGCCTCGAACCGTTTGTCGTGGCCAACAAGTGCGATCTCGCCACCTCAGCAGAGCTTGTCACCGCACTGCGCGCCGCCTATGCCGACGCAGTGGCGATCTACCCCCTTAGCGCGGCCACCGGGGAGGGGCTCGACGGGCTCAGGGCGTTCTTCGCCGCCGACCACCGGGGCGCCTTCGTCGGCACCACCGGCGTCGGCAAGAGTTCGCTGTTGAACGCCCTCTGCCCGGAGATCGACCTGCAGGTCGGAACGCTCAACGACAGCACCGGAAAGGGCCGCCATACGACCACGGTCTCCACCCTCCATTGCCTGGACGGGGGCGGTGAGCTGATCGACACCCCCGGTTTCAACGATTTCGGCCTGGTCGACATCTCCGCGCAGGAATTGTCCCTCTACTTTCCCGGATTTGAGCAGGGTCAGCCCGGAAACTGCCGGTTCAGGAACTGCCGGCATCGCACCGAGCCGGGCTGCGCCGTCAACGCGCTGGTGGCCCAGGACCGGATTCCGGCCGCACGTTATGCCACCTACCTGGAGATTCTCAACGACGTCGAAGCCGACGAGGCACAGAGCCGTTCCCGGGGAAGGAAAAGCTAAAAGTCGGCGGCGTGCCAAAGAAGGCATTGGGGCGGTTCCTGACGGGCCACGCCTCCGACAGCCCGTACGGCCGCCGAGTCCTTCTTTTTTTGCCGGCAGCGGGGAAGAAGAAATCCCGGGTAGAATAAAGGGGGGCGCAATCGTCCGAAAAACAGACCTGCCACATCCCGGGACCGTTCCTCTTCACGCAGGTGCAGAACAGCACAGGAGAAGACGATCCTTATCCACCGAACGTGAGCCGAAGTGCCATGCAAAAAAATAAAACATCGAAGCCGGACCCGATCTACATGACGCCCGCCTGCGCCCGGAGATTGAGGGCCGAGCTCAAAGAGACCCTGTACCAGCTGAGGCCCGAGATGGTGAAAACCGCGGCCTGGGCCGCAGGCAATGGCGACCGGAGCGAAAACGCAGATTATCATTACGCCAAAAGAAAACTAAGGCAATATGACGGGCGCATCCGTTTTCTGTCGAAACGCCTGGAGGCCGCAACGATCGTCGACCCGGTCGAACAACAGAAAGTCGCCAAGGGCAGGGTGCTTTTCGGCTGCACCGTCACGGTCGAAAACGAGGAGGGAGAAGAGAAGGTTTACAGCATTGTCGGCACGGATGAGTTTGACGCCTCGCGCGGTTACGTGAGCTGGGCGTCCCCCATCGGCCACGCCCTTCTCGGCTCATCAGTGGGTGATGTTGTCTCCTTTGCAACCCCCGGCGGCCAAGCGGAACTCGAGATCATCAAGGTCGAGTACAAAGACCTCGGATAAAAGCGGCCGCAGGTGCCGAAAGGGACCGCCCCGACCGAACACCCAAAAAAGGAGGCCGTGAGATATCCCCCCCTTGTAAGCCCTCCCCCTCTCGATTAAACTTTCTCTTAAACCTCCCCCTTCAACATCGAGGCCCCGATGGAAATCACCCTCGTCCTTGCCATCCTGGTCGTCGCCATCGTCCTGTTCGCCACCGAGTGGCTCCGCATGGACCTGGTCGCCCTCCTGGTCCTGCTGGCCCTCGGCCTGACGGGTCTGGTGAGTGTCGAGGAGGCCTTTTCCGGTTTCAGCAACCCGGCGGTCATCACGGTGGCGGCGATGTTCGTCATCAGCTCGGCCATCGCCAACACCGGGGCCACGGGCCGGCTCGGCGAAAGGCTGATCCAGATAGCCGGCGACAGCGAGCCGCGCCTGATCGCCGCGGTCATGGCCACGGCCGCCCTCTTCTCGGCCTTCATCAACAACATCGGCTCCACGGCGGTCCTCCTGCCCCTGGTCGTCACCATGGCCCGCAAGGCCAAGACCCCTCCCTCGAAGCTCCTCATCCCCCTGGCCTTCGGCTCGCTGATGGGCGGGGTCTGCACCCTCATCGGCACCCCGCCGAACATCCTCATGAACGAGTTGATGAAGGAGTACGCGGGGCAGTCCTTCTCCATGTTCGACTTCACCCCCATCGGCCTGGTGGTGGTGGCGACCGGCATCCTCTACATGACCTACGCCGGCAGGCACCTGCTGCCCCGGCGCAAGAGCGGCACCCTGACCGAGGCTTACCAGGTCAAGGAGTACATCACCGAGGTGGAGATCCACGAGAACTCCCCCCTGGCGGGCAGGACCATCACCCAGAGCGGGCTGGAGGAAGAGTTCGAGCTGAAGGTGCGGGCCATTCTGCGGGGCAAGCAGAAGATCCCCTTTCCGCGCCGCAACCGCAAGATCCATGAGGGCGACACCCTCTTTCTGGAGGGCAATCCGGAGGGGATCCTGAAGGTGCGTACGGAGAAGGGGCTCTCTGTCGTCCCGGAGCGGGACAATCCGGTGGCGAATAAATCGGATAGGAACCTGGTGGTCGTGGTGGAGGCCAGCCTCACCCCCACCAGCGAGATGGCCGGCAAGACGCTGCGCGATGTCCGCTTCGGAGACACCCACGGGCTGACGGTGCTGGCGATCTGGCGCAGCGGGGCGCCGGTGGTCAAGCGGGTCGACCACGTCGTCCTCAAGTTCGGCGACGTCCTGCTGCTGCAGGGGCCGGAGGAGAAGGTCGTGCACCTCGGCAAGGAGCACGGCTTTCTGCTGCTGGGCGGCGTCCCCATGGCCTCCTACTTTCCCCGCAAGGCCCCGGTGGCCCTCGCCACCCTCGTCGGGATGGTGCTCCTGGCCGCCACCGGCGTGCTGCCGATCATGCTCTCGGCGGCCCTGGCCGCGACGCTGATGGTCATCACCCGCTGCGTGACCATCAGCGAGGCCTACGACAGCATCGACTGGTCGATCATCATCCTCATCGCCGGGACCCTCCCCCTCGGGCTGGCCATGGAGAACAGCGGGGCGGCCCGGTTCCTGGCCGACCTGATCATCAGCCAGGTCGGGCCCTACGGCCCGTGGATGGTCCTCGGTGCGGTCTTTTTGCTGACCTTCGCCCTGACCGAGGTCATGAGCCACGCGGCGGCGGCGGTGCTGATCGCCCCCATCGCCTTCAACACCGCCCTCGACCTTGGCGCCAGTCCCAAGCCCTTCTTCATGGCCGTGGCCATCGCCGCCTCCTCCTGCTTCATGACCCCGATCAGCCACCAGTCCAACGCCCTGGTCATGGGCCCGGGCGGCTACAAGTTCTTCGACTACATCAAGGTCGGCACCCCCCTCAACTTCGGGGTGTGGGTTATCGCCACCCTGATCATCCCCCTCTTCTTCCCCTTCTGAAGCCCGCCCTTGCGGCCGGCGGCTCAGAAATGGTCTTCGCGGTAGTCGGGGACGGCGTGGTACCAGTCGGGGTGGAGCCTGGCCCGGGCGACGGCCGCCTCGGTCTCGGCCAGCAGCCGCAGACGGTCCTTGGGGTAGGAACCTGCCAGTTCGAGAAAGTTGGAGACGTGGTTGGAGCGCAGGATGGTCTTTTGCGGGGCGAGGAGGCGCAGCATCTCCAGCGCCTCCTCGAGAATCTCCCCCCGGGAAAGGGGGGCGATGGAGCGCAGGAAGTCGTGGTTGTGGCGCACGAAGAGGGTCAGCAGGGAGAAGTACTCGGGGGAGAGCTCCGTGATCCACTCGGCGGTGGCCCGGGCGTGCTCCAGGGTCCGCTCTTGTCCGGCCAGGCCGAGGATGGCGGTCACGGAAAGCTTCATGCCGGCCCCCTTCGCCCTGCGGCAGAGGGCGAGCATCTCCTCCGGCGGGTAGCCCTTGCCCACCGACCGCAGTGTGGCGGCATCGCCGCTTTCGAGCCCGAAGTAGAGGATGCGCAGCTTCTTTTGCCGCAGCAGGGCGAGTTCGGCCCCGTCCTTGCCGGCCAGGCTCGCCGGCGAGGCGTAGGCCCCGACCCGGGTCAGGCCGGGGAAGGAGTCGGCGAGCAGGTCGAGGATCTCCGCCAGCCCCTCCTGGGGGTAGGCGAGGGCGTCGCCGTCGGCGAGAAAGACGCGCCGGATATGGGGGCGGTGCGAAGGGGGGACGAGGGCGATCTCGGCGCGGACCTCCTCCACCGGGCGGGCGCGGTAGGCCTTCATCTTGTACATGCCGCAGAAGGTGCAGCGGTTCTGGGAGCAGCCGACGGTGATCTGGAAGATCAGGCTGCGGGCCTCGCTGGGAGGACGAAAGAGCGGCTCATGGTAATCGAAGTAGTAGTACACCAAAACCTCCGTGGCGGCCGACTCCCCAGCAAAAAAACGGCGGGGGCGGCATGAGACTGCGCCTTCCCTTCCGCTACCTGGAACCGACCATTTTCTCCGGGCTCCTCGACGACCCGCTCCTGCTGGCCCGAATCCGCCCCCTGGGGCGGAGCATCCTGATCGACTGCGGCCAGATCCACCACCTGGCAAAGCGGGTGGTGAAGTCTCTGGACGCGGTCTTCGTGTCCCACGCCCACATGGACCACTTCATGGGGGTCGAGACCCTGACTCGCAATGTCCACATCTCCCCCCGGACCGTCGATCTCTACGGTCCGCCGGGGATCGCCGAAAAGATGACCCACAAGCTCGCCGGCTACGACTGGAACCTGCGGGAGGCGTTCTGGGGCTCCTACCGGGTCCACGAGGTCGGTCCCGAGACGATCGCCTCCCACCTCCTCTCGGGCCCGGAGGGGTTTGCATGCCGGCACCTGGAGGAGCGGCCGCGGCGGGACAGGACGATCTACCGCAACGGCTACCTGACGGTCGAAGCGGAAATGTGCGACCACAAGATCCCGGTGCTGGCCTTCAAGCTGACCGAGAGACCGGCCTTCGCCGTGGACGAGGCGGAGCTCGCCGCCCGGGGCCTGGTCAAGGGGCCCTGGCTGGCGACCCTGAAAAAAAAGTTCTGCGAGGGGGCGTTGGACGGGGCGCCCGTGACGATCCTGCGCCGCTGCGGGGACGGAGTGGCGCAGGAGCGGATCGGCGACGGCGCCGCCCTTTACCGGGAGATCCGCCGCCGGCATGACCCGGCGAGCATCGGCTACGTCACCGACATCGCCTTCAGCGAAGCGAACCTGGAGACGATCCGGAATCTGATGCGGGGGGTCACCCTGCTGGTCTGCGAATGCTCCTACCTCGCCGAGGACCGGGAGCGGGCCCGCAAATCGGCCCACCTCTGCACGACGGACGTCAACACCATCCTGAAGGAGCTGCGCCCCGCCTACTTCGTCCCCATGCACCTTTCGAAAAACTACCTGGGGCTCAGCGGGCTGCTCTACCGGCAGCTCGAGGTGCCCCCGGGGACGACCCTGCTGCGCCTGCCCGAGCACGTGACCCCCCGGCCGCTCCTGCCCGGCGAGGTCGGCCGGATCTAGGCGGGCAGTTTGCCCCGGGAAGAGCCGGCGGGGCCATCGAGAGGCAGACGCAGGGAGAAAGTGCTCCCCTGGCCCTCGGCGCTCTCGACCCGGACCGCCCCCCCGTGGGCCTCCACCACTTCCTTGACCAGGGCCAGGCCGAGACCGGTGCCGCTGATCTTCGCGCGAACCCTGCCGCGGAAGAAGCGCTCGAAAACGTTCTCCTGCTCGTCGGCGGGGATGCCCAGCCCCCGGTCCGTTACCGACAAAATCACCGTCTCCCCCTCCCCTCGAGCCCCCAGGGTCACCGTGCCGCCCTCGGGGGAATACTTGACGGCGTTGGACAGAAGGTTCTTCACCACCTGCTGAAGGCGGCTCTCGTCGCCCTGGACGGGTGGCAGGTCGGCGGGGCACTCGAGCACGATCTGGTGACGGGAGGCCGACCTGCGGAAGAGTTCGGCCACCTCCTCCAGCAGGGGGGCGAGGGAGACCGAGGCGAGCTGTTCCAGGCTGAAACCGGCCCGAAAGCGCTGCAACGCGAGGATATTGTCGATCAGGTCCCCCAGTCTGAAGCTCTCCTTGAGGAGGATGGCGAGGTACTCCCGCTGCTCTTCCCGCTCGAGCTCGTTGTCGAGCATGAACTCGGCGAAGCCGATCATGGCGGTCAGGGGGGTGGACATCTCGTGGCTGATGCCGGAGAGGACCTCCTCCTTGAGCTGAGCGAGCTTCTCCTCGGCGAGCCTCTTTTCGGTCACGTCCCGAGCCACCTCGACGCAGGCGGTCACCTTCCCGTCGGCGTCCTTGAGGGGACAGGATGCCACCTCCAGGAAAAGGGGACCCCGCTCCGTTTCGGCCCGGGTCTCCCGGCGGTGGATCCGACCGTCGGCGAAGCTCTTCTCCACCAGGCACCCCTCGCAGATCTCGTCCCGGNCCTGATAGGCCTGGTAGCACAGCTCGCCGAGGTGCCTGCCCTGCCTCCGGATGTGGTTTTCGTTCTGGAAGACGACCCGAAAATCGCTGTTTTGAACCGTGATGCCGTCGTCCATCGCCTCCATGACCGCCTCGACCTTGTTCTTCTCCTCGATCAGGGCCGCCTCGGCCCTCTTTCGCTCGGTAATGTCCCGGACATTGGAGACCATGCACTCCTGCTGGCCGGCCCGGGCCAGCTTGATGTTGACCTCCACCGGCAGTTTGGTCCCGTCCTTGCGCCGCTGCTCCGTCTCGAAGCGGACCGAGCCCTCCCTGCGGGCCCGGGCGACCAGATCGTGCCAGTCCTGCAGGCCCATGACGTTGTCGGCATAGTCCCCGACGGTCATGCCAAGGAGCTCCTCCTGGCTGTAGCCCAGATTCTCGCTGGCCGTCTGGTTGGCGTAGAGGATCCGCCCCGTCTCCGGGTGCCCGAAGAAGATGGCGTCGCTGGCGCTGTCGACGAGGGTCTTGAAGACCTGGTGGTTTTCGATCAGGGGGGCGGACGGCGGGATGGGGTCGAAGATGGCGAGCTTGACCGTTCGGCCGTCGGCGAGGAGACAGGGGCAGTTGAGGGAGTCGTACCAGAGCCCGTCCTTTTCGCTCTGTACCTGCCAGCGGATCGTTTCGCCGGCAAAGACCCGGTCGTTGACGCACCAGGGGCAGACGCTGTCGCGGCCGTGGAGAATTTTATAGCAGAACTGCCCGGTGGCGTCGAAGCCGGTGCGCTCGACGGTCTTCCGGTTCATGTACTCGATGCGGTGATCCTCTGAGCAGACGTACACGAAGTTGGGGAGGTCATCGAGGACCGTCCGGAAAAAGTCGCCACCAACTTTCGAGATCGTACCCGAAACCGCTCGGTTCGCATTATCCATTGTCTTCTCTATCCTTTATGCCGTATCGATCGACCTATTTCTGGTTGCATGCGCGGTTGCCGGAAGAGGGGCGGCCCCGAATCCTTGCAAATCCCAATGCAAGAACGCAACCAAACTGAGCAGTTGCCACCTATTCCCGGCAGAGGCCCCGGCCGCGCGGGCGGGCCTCCCCCTTTTTCTCCAGACAGGGTGGTTCCTGCCGGAAAATTGTCACACCTGGGAACCTTTCTCAAGAAGAGCCGGCTTTTTGGCAGGGAGGGTCAGTCGGTTTCGCCGAGCCGCTCGATGGCCCGCAGGTGCATGCGGGCCTCCTCGGCCACCTCCCGGGTGCGGGCCGCGTCGAGGGCGGAGAGGAAGTACTGGTATGAGCTGGTCACGCAGCGCGGCTTGTGCATGAGCGCCTTGCCGGCGCCGAGGTAGGCGCGGTCCACGGCCGGGTCGGCCTGCCGCTCGGCGGCATAGCGCCGGAACAGGGAGAGGGCCAGGTCGTACTCCCCCGAGGCCAGCAGAAAGTCGCCGATGGCCAGCAGGTCCCCGGACCCGACCCGGCTCCTTCCCTCCCGGCCTCCAAGCTCAAGATAAAGGGCCGCGGCCCCGGCCCGGTCCCCGGAGCGCAGCCGTTCGGCGATGCGGCGCGGCAGGCCGACTTCGCCTGTCTCGGGGGGCGGGGCGGGACGGGGCGCTCTCTTTACGACGCGCAGCCTGGGAGAGCGGACCTGCCCCGAGCGCCCCGGAAGCCGGTCCATGCCGTAGGCCAGGCCCAGCCCCCCCAAGAACCCGCCGATGTGGGCGCCGTGGGCCACCCCCGACATGGCTCCGCCCCCGCTGG is from Desulfuromonas sp. and encodes:
- a CDS encoding VF530 family protein; this encodes MSEKQANNPLHGVTLEQIVNSLVKFYGWDTLGKRIDIKCFNSDPSVKSSLKFLRKSPWARKKVESLYLATKKRMAKQGQKD
- the rsgA gene encoding ribosome small subunit-dependent GTPase A, producing the protein MAKSSSKAAAAAQSKAPAEDLPNGEGVIIAHHGVTVEVRYTGGERFMARVKRRSGHVVGDAVQLRDGVLKRLPRRTELRRRDAMGGVHLVGANLDVLGIVVSPSPPPPAGFVDQAIVAARSAGLEPFVVANKCDLATSAELVTALRAAYADAVAIYPLSAATGEGLDGLRAFFAADHRGAFVGTTGVGKSSLLNALCPEIDLQVGTLNDSTGKGRHTTTVSTLHCLDGGGELIDTPGFNDFGLVDISAQELSLYFPGFEQGQPGNCRFRNCRHRTEPGCAVNALVAQDRIPAARYATYLEILNDVEADEAQSRSRGRKS
- the greB gene encoding transcription elongation factor GreB; the encoded protein is MQKNKTSKPDPIYMTPACARRLRAELKETLYQLRPEMVKTAAWAAGNGDRSENADYHYAKRKLRQYDGRIRFLSKRLEAATIVDPVEQQKVAKGRVLFGCTVTVENEEGEEKVYSIVGTDEFDASRGYVSWASPIGHALLGSSVGDVVSFATPGGQAELEIIKVEYKDLG
- a CDS encoding SLC13 family permease, whose amino-acid sequence is MEITLVLAILVVAIVLFATEWLRMDLVALLVLLALGLTGLVSVEEAFSGFSNPAVITVAAMFVISSAIANTGATGRLGERLIQIAGDSEPRLIAAVMATAALFSAFINNIGSTAVLLPLVVTMARKAKTPPSKLLIPLAFGSLMGGVCTLIGTPPNILMNELMKEYAGQSFSMFDFTPIGLVVVATGILYMTYAGRHLLPRRKSGTLTEAYQVKEYITEVEIHENSPLAGRTITQSGLEEEFELKVRAILRGKQKIPFPRRNRKIHEGDTLFLEGNPEGILKVRTEKGLSVVPERDNPVANKSDRNLVVVVEASLTPTSEMAGKTLRDVRFGDTHGLTVLAIWRSGAPVVKRVDHVVLKFGDVLLLQGPEEKVVHLGKEHGFLLLGGVPMASYFPRKAPVALATLVGMVLLAATGVLPIMLSAALAATLMVITRCVTISEAYDSIDWSIIILIAGTLPLGLAMENSGAARFLADLIISQVGPYGPWMVLGAVFLLTFALTEVMSHAAAAVLIAPIAFNTALDLGASPKPFFMAVAIAASSCFMTPISHQSNALVMGPGGYKFFDYIKVGTPLNFGVWVIATLIIPLFFPF
- a CDS encoding radical SAM protein, giving the protein MYYYFDYHEPLFRPPSEARSLIFQITVGCSQNRCTFCGMYKMKAYRARPVEEVRAEIALVPPSHRPHIRRVFLADGDALAYPQEGLAEILDLLADSFPGLTRVGAYASPASLAGKDGAELALLRQKKLRILYFGLESGDAATLRSVGKGYPPEEMLALCRRAKGAGMKLSVTAILGLAGQERTLEHARATAEWITELSPEYFSLLTLFVRHNHDFLRSIAPLSRGEILEEALEMLRLLAPQKTILRSNHVSNFLELAGSYPKDRLRLLAETEAAVARARLHPDWYHAVPDYREDHF
- a CDS encoding MBL fold metallo-hydrolase, with protein sequence MRLRLPFRYLEPTIFSGLLDDPLLLARIRPLGRSILIDCGQIHHLAKRVVKSLDAVFVSHAHMDHFMGVETLTRNVHISPRTVDLYGPPGIAEKMTHKLAGYDWNLREAFWGSYRVHEVGPETIASHLLSGPEGFACRHLEERPRRDRTIYRNGYLTVEAEMCDHKIPVLAFKLTERPAFAVDEAELAARGLVKGPWLATLKKKFCEGALDGAPVTILRRCGDGVAQERIGDGAALYREIRRRHDPASIGYVTDIAFSEANLETIRNLMRGVTLLVCECSYLAEDRERARKSAHLCTTDVNTILKELRPAYFVPMHLSKNYLGLSGLLYRQLEVPPGTTLLRLPEHVTPRPLLPGEVGRI
- a CDS encoding HAMP domain-containing sensor histidine kinase is translated as RDEICEGCLVEKSFADGRIHRRETRAETERGPLFLEVASCPLKDADGKVTACVEVARDVTEKRLAEEKLAQLKEEVLSGISHEMSTPLTAMIGFAEFMLDNELEREEQREYLAILLKESFRLGDLIDNILALQRFRAGFSLEQLASVSLAPLLEEVAELFRRSASRHQIVLECPADLPPVQGDESRLQQVVKNLLSNAVKYSPEGGTVTLGARGEGETVILSVTDRGLGIPADEQENVFERFFRGRVRAKISGTGLGLALVKEVVEAHGGAVRVESAEGQGSTFSLRLPLDGPAGSSRGKLPA